Proteins co-encoded in one Phycodurus eques isolate BA_2022a chromosome 21, UOR_Pequ_1.1, whole genome shotgun sequence genomic window:
- the arhgap12b gene encoding rho GTPase-activating protein 12b isoform X8 codes for MHRAFKGYRRAGEDDDEVFVRISKYKTTSPAGQGRSDSPVYTNLQELKISQSSLPPVPSGSPLHILGDWETHKDLSGRHFYYNRTTGERTWKPPRTRDTSGSTNSFRGESQGMAESELLSSEENCHSTYSSQSDSQYGSPPRGWSEELDEHGHILYVSEYTQEKWIKHIDEQGRPYYYNADGSRSEWELPKYNISPQSGEAPKSRSLERKQPDPIILTKWRHSTYVLDLNDKECAPAPKQSSPDSDSCPSSPKHPSTPSEKCGVLNVTKITENGKKVRKNWASSWTVLQGSSLLFAKGQGGSTSWKFGSNQSKPEFTVDLRGGSVEWASKDKSSKKHVIELKTRQGTDLLIQSEIDSVINDWYRALTETINTHAWESDEAIEEDMPESPGAEKQDKEKDQRDSKKNRVVMKTSVSMDSSDQKKTRLKLKKFLTRRPTYQAVRDKGYIKDQVFGCSLSSLCQRENTSVPKFVKMCIDHVENTGLSIDGLYRVSGNLAVIQKLRFAVNHGRTKSLLYLHSMVHNTTRYADMSHKCLPYDRSFNTSCPISFPASDEKVELDDSKWEDIHVTTGALKMLFRELPEPLFTYGSFNDFVNAIKCSDYKQRVNSIKDLIKKLPKPNHDTMQVLFKHLRRVIDHGEANRMTTQSVAIVFGPTLLRPETETGNIAVHMVYQNQIVELILLEYESIFGR; via the exons ATGCATCGTGCATTCAAAGGTTACAGGAGGGCCGGcgaggatgatgatgaggtATTTGTGAGGATCTCCAAATACAAG ACTACATCGCCTGCGGGTCAGGGCAGATCGGACTCTCCTGTCTACACCAACCTCCAGGAGCTCAAGATCTCTCAGTCCAGTCTGCCGCCCGTCCCCTCGGGCTCACCTCTTCACATCCTCGGCGACTGGGAGACCCACAAAGACTTGAGTGGCAGACATTTCTACTATAACCGGACCACGGGGGAGCGCACGTGGAAACCGCCACGCACCCGGGACACCAGCGGCAGCACTAACAGCTTCCGAGGAGAAAGCCAAGGCATGGCAGAGAGTGAG CTGCTCTCTTCTGAAGAAAACTGCCACAGCACCTATTCCAGTCAGTCTGACAGCCAGTACGGGTCGCCCCCAAGAGGCTGGTCTGAGGAACTTGATGAGCATGGACACATCCTTTACGTCTCGGAATACACACAAGAGAAG tggatAAAGCACATTGATGAGCAAGGCCGACCTTATTACTACAATGCTGACGGATCCAGGTCTGAATGGGAATTACCTAAG TACAACATCTCCCCTCAGTCTGGTGAGGCCCCCAAGAGTCGGAGCCTGGAGAGGAAGCAGCCGGACCCCATCATCCTCACGAAGTGGAGACACAGCACATATGTCCTTGATCTCAACGACAAG GAGTGTGCTCCGGCGCCCAAGCAGAGCTCTCCTGACTCTGACTCCTGCCCATCATCTCCTAAGCACCCCTCAACT CCATCAGAGAAGTGTGGGGTCCTAAATGTCACCAAAATCACAGAGAATGGGAAAAAAGTCAG GAAGAACTGGGCATCTTCATGGACGGTGTTACAGGGCTCCTCCCTCCTCTTTGCAAAAGGTCAAGGAGGAAGCACGAGCTGG AAGTTTGGCAGCAACCAATCGAAGCCAGAGTTCACTGTTGACTTGCGCGGGGGTTCGGTGGAATGGGCTTCCAAGGACAAGTCCAGCAAGAAGCACGTCATTGAG TTGAAGACACGCCAGGGGACTGATCTGTTGATCCAGTCTGAAATTGACAGTGTCATCAACGACTGGTACCGGGCCCTGACTGAGACCATTAACACACAT GCATGGGAGTCGGATGAGGCCATTGAAGAGGATATGCCAGAATCTCCAGGAGCTGAGAAACAGGACAAAGAGAAAGATCAGCGAGACTCTAAGAAGAACAGAG TTGTGATGAAGACGTCTGTCAGtatggactcatcagaccagaaaaaaactcgCCTGAAGCTCAAGAAGTTCTTAACACGTCGACCTACCTACCAGGCGGTCAGAGACAAAGGCTACATCAAAG ATCAAGTTTTTGGCTGCAGTCTAAGCAGCCTCTGCCAGCGGGAGAACACGTCTGTGCccaaatttgtcaaaatgtgtattgACCATGTGGAGAACACGG GTCTCAGTATCGATGGCTTGTATCGAGTAAGTGGGAACTTGGCAGTGATACAGAAGCTACGCTTTGCTGTGAACCACGGTAGGACGAAATCACTACTATATCTACACTCAATGGTACACAATACTACTAGATATGCTGACATGTCTCACAAATGTCTTCCGTATGATCGGTCTTTTAATACGTCTTGTCCCATTTCCTTCCCTGCATCAGATGAGAAGGTGGAGCTGGATGACAGCAAGTGGGAGGACATCCACGTCACGACAGGAGCACTCAAGATGTTATTCAGGGAACTTCCGGAACCTCTCTTCACTTACGGATCCTTCAATGACTTTGTGAATGCAATTA AATGTTCTGACTACAAGCAGAGAGTAAACTCAATCAAAGACCTGATCAAGAAGTTGCCAAAACCTAACCACGACACAATGCAAGTCCTCTTCAAACACCTGCGCAG GGTGATAGACCACGGCGAAGCCAACCGCATGACCACGCAGAGCGTGGCCATTGTTTTCGGACCCACGCTCCTCCGGCCCGAGACGGAGACGGGCAACATCGCGGTCCACATGGTCTACCAGAACCAGATAGTGGAGCTCATATTGCTCGAGTATGAAAGCATCTTTGGCAGGTAG
- the arhgap12b gene encoding rho GTPase-activating protein 12b isoform X9 has translation MFSYLRSPHYTTTSPAGQGRSDSPVYTNLQELKISQSSLPPVPSGSPLHILGDWETHKDLSGRHFYYNRTTGERTWKPPRTRDTSGSTNSFRGESQGMAESELLSSEENCHSTYSSQSDSQYGSPPRGWSEELDEHGHILYVSEYTQEKWIKHIDEQGRPYYYNADGSRSEWELPKYNISPQSGEAPKSRSLERKQPDPIILTKWRHSTYVLDLNDKECAPAPKQSSPDSDSCPSSPKHPSTPSEKCGVLNVTKITENGKKVRKNWASSWTVLQGSSLLFAKGQGGSTSWKFGSNQSKPEFTVDLRGGSVEWASKDKSSKKHVIELKTRQGTDLLIQSEIDSVINDWYRALTETINTHAWESDEAIEEDMPESPGAEKQDKEKDQRDSKKNRVVMKTSVSMDSSDQKKTRLKLKKFLTRRPTYQAVRDKGYIKDQVFGCSLSSLCQRENTSVPKFVKMCIDHVENTGLSIDGLYRVSGNLAVIQKLRFAVNHGRTKSLLYLHSMVHNTTRYADMSHKCLPYDRSFNTSCPISFPASDEKVELDDSKWEDIHVTTGALKMLFRELPEPLFTYGSFNDFVNAIKCSDYKQRVNSIKDLIKKLPKPNHDTMQVLFKHLRRVIDHGEANRMTTQSVAIVFGPTLLRPETETGNIAVHMVYQNQIVELILLEYESIFGR, from the exons ACTACATCGCCTGCGGGTCAGGGCAGATCGGACTCTCCTGTCTACACCAACCTCCAGGAGCTCAAGATCTCTCAGTCCAGTCTGCCGCCCGTCCCCTCGGGCTCACCTCTTCACATCCTCGGCGACTGGGAGACCCACAAAGACTTGAGTGGCAGACATTTCTACTATAACCGGACCACGGGGGAGCGCACGTGGAAACCGCCACGCACCCGGGACACCAGCGGCAGCACTAACAGCTTCCGAGGAGAAAGCCAAGGCATGGCAGAGAGTGAG CTGCTCTCTTCTGAAGAAAACTGCCACAGCACCTATTCCAGTCAGTCTGACAGCCAGTACGGGTCGCCCCCAAGAGGCTGGTCTGAGGAACTTGATGAGCATGGACACATCCTTTACGTCTCGGAATACACACAAGAGAAG tggatAAAGCACATTGATGAGCAAGGCCGACCTTATTACTACAATGCTGACGGATCCAGGTCTGAATGGGAATTACCTAAG TACAACATCTCCCCTCAGTCTGGTGAGGCCCCCAAGAGTCGGAGCCTGGAGAGGAAGCAGCCGGACCCCATCATCCTCACGAAGTGGAGACACAGCACATATGTCCTTGATCTCAACGACAAG GAGTGTGCTCCGGCGCCCAAGCAGAGCTCTCCTGACTCTGACTCCTGCCCATCATCTCCTAAGCACCCCTCAACT CCATCAGAGAAGTGTGGGGTCCTAAATGTCACCAAAATCACAGAGAATGGGAAAAAAGTCAG GAAGAACTGGGCATCTTCATGGACGGTGTTACAGGGCTCCTCCCTCCTCTTTGCAAAAGGTCAAGGAGGAAGCACGAGCTGG AAGTTTGGCAGCAACCAATCGAAGCCAGAGTTCACTGTTGACTTGCGCGGGGGTTCGGTGGAATGGGCTTCCAAGGACAAGTCCAGCAAGAAGCACGTCATTGAG TTGAAGACACGCCAGGGGACTGATCTGTTGATCCAGTCTGAAATTGACAGTGTCATCAACGACTGGTACCGGGCCCTGACTGAGACCATTAACACACAT GCATGGGAGTCGGATGAGGCCATTGAAGAGGATATGCCAGAATCTCCAGGAGCTGAGAAACAGGACAAAGAGAAAGATCAGCGAGACTCTAAGAAGAACAGAG TTGTGATGAAGACGTCTGTCAGtatggactcatcagaccagaaaaaaactcgCCTGAAGCTCAAGAAGTTCTTAACACGTCGACCTACCTACCAGGCGGTCAGAGACAAAGGCTACATCAAAG ATCAAGTTTTTGGCTGCAGTCTAAGCAGCCTCTGCCAGCGGGAGAACACGTCTGTGCccaaatttgtcaaaatgtgtattgACCATGTGGAGAACACGG GTCTCAGTATCGATGGCTTGTATCGAGTAAGTGGGAACTTGGCAGTGATACAGAAGCTACGCTTTGCTGTGAACCACGGTAGGACGAAATCACTACTATATCTACACTCAATGGTACACAATACTACTAGATATGCTGACATGTCTCACAAATGTCTTCCGTATGATCGGTCTTTTAATACGTCTTGTCCCATTTCCTTCCCTGCATCAGATGAGAAGGTGGAGCTGGATGACAGCAAGTGGGAGGACATCCACGTCACGACAGGAGCACTCAAGATGTTATTCAGGGAACTTCCGGAACCTCTCTTCACTTACGGATCCTTCAATGACTTTGTGAATGCAATTA AATGTTCTGACTACAAGCAGAGAGTAAACTCAATCAAAGACCTGATCAAGAAGTTGCCAAAACCTAACCACGACACAATGCAAGTCCTCTTCAAACACCTGCGCAG GGTGATAGACCACGGCGAAGCCAACCGCATGACCACGCAGAGCGTGGCCATTGTTTTCGGACCCACGCTCCTCCGGCCCGAGACGGAGACGGGCAACATCGCGGTCCACATGGTCTACCAGAACCAGATAGTGGAGCTCATATTGCTCGAGTATGAAAGCATCTTTGGCAGGTAG